Proteins found in one Campylobacter canadensis genomic segment:
- the frr gene encoding ribosome recycling factor, protein MLTDIYTKQKENNEKACNALKKEFQTIRSGKVNISILDNIMVDYYGSPTPLNQVASVLATDATTITINPWEKNMVKVIDSAIKAANIGVNPNADADGIKLFFPPMTKEQREENAKIAKAMGEKCKVAIRNIRKDANDEVKKLEKDKVLSEDEAKKAYDEIQKATDLAIAKTDELVKEKETQLLKV, encoded by the coding sequence ATGCTAACTGATATATATACAAAACAAAAAGAAAATAATGAAAAAGCGTGCAATGCACTAAAAAAAGAATTTCAAACAATTAGAAGTGGTAAGGTAAATATATCAATACTTGATAATATTATGGTTGATTATTATGGCAGCCCAACTCCACTTAATCAAGTTGCTAGCGTTTTAGCTACTGATGCAACTACAATCACAATCAACCCTTGGGAAAAAAATATGGTAAAGGTGATTGATAGCGCTATTAAAGCAGCAAATATTGGAGTAAATCCTAATGCTGATGCTGATGGTATAAAATTATTTTTTCCACCAATGACAAAAGAGCAAAGAGAAGAAAATGCAAAAATTGCAAAAGCAATGGGTGAAAAATGCAAAGTAGCAATAAGAAACATAAGAAAAGATGCTAATGATGAGGTTAAAAAATTAGAAAAAGACAAAGTTCTAAGTGAAGATGAAGCAAAAAAAGCTTATGATGAAATTCAAAAAGCAACCGATTTAGCAATCGCAAAAACAGATGAATTAGTAAAAGAAAAAGAAACTCAATTACTAAAAGTATAA
- a CDS encoding RDD family protein yields the protein MAKVKFATIYDRFKAGIIDLFMIMMPIQYFFTYIIAGSAFEYRSSQMLIAYASIFYIFILILFFLFKAQSPGYKYMFLHLRAIDGKKANLYQLVLRFIIFLISFAFLFGIVFPFFRKDNKFIHDILSKTIVLKELK from the coding sequence ATGGCAAAAGTTAAATTTGCCACTATTTATGATAGATTTAAGGCAGGTATTATTGATTTATTTATGATAATGATGCCAATTCAGTATTTTTTTACGTACATAATTGCAGGCAGTGCATTTGAATATAGAAGTAGTCAAATGCTAATTGCCTATGCTAGTATTTTTTATATTTTTATACTTATATTATTTTTTTTATTTAAGGCTCAAAGCCCTGGGTATAAATATATGTTTTTACATTTAAGGGCTATTGATGGAAAAAAAGCAAATTTATACCAACTTGTACTAAGATTTATTATATTTTTAATAAGTTTTGCTTTTTTATTTGGAATTGTTTTTCCTTTTTTTAGAAAGGACAACAAATTTATACACGATATATTAAGTAAAACAATTGTTTTAAAGGAGTTAAAATGA
- a CDS encoding ribonucleotide-diphosphate reductase subunit beta: MNRKRIYNPQSNENLTDRRVFNGNPQGILNFTKAKYEWALKLWDLMEANTWFPREVDTTKDALDYKCNLTSSEKRMYDLVWSQLISMDSFQTNNLADNINPYITAPEINAVLARQAYEEANHSKSYAVMVEAICENTDLIYEMEKHDATLRKKNDFISSLYEELAGDVTDEKLLFAMVANQILEGIYFYSGFTAIYALARAGKMLGSAQMIRFIQRDEITHLLLFQNMINSVRKERPDLFNDANIAKIYSMFEKAAELEIEWGKYITQNQIMGFTDDIITEYIHYLVDQRLSAIGLAKKYNAKHPIKWVDDFSKFNDQKSNFFESKVTNYSKGSLSFDDF, translated from the coding sequence ATGAATAGAAAAAGAATTTATAATCCACAAAGTAATGAAAACTTAACCGATAGAAGAGTTTTTAACGGTAATCCGCAAGGAATTTTAAATTTCACTAAAGCAAAATATGAATGGGCTTTAAAATTATGGGATTTAATGGAGGCTAACACTTGGTTTCCAAGAGAAGTTGATACTACAAAAGATGCTCTTGATTATAAATGCAATCTTACAAGTAGTGAAAAAAGAATGTATGATTTAGTTTGGAGTCAATTAATATCTATGGATAGTTTTCAAACAAACAATCTTGCTGATAATATAAACCCTTACATTACTGCACCTGAAATAAATGCAGTTTTAGCAAGACAAGCTTATGAAGAGGCAAATCATTCAAAATCTTATGCGGTAATGGTTGAAGCTATTTGTGAAAATACTGATTTAATTTATGAAATGGAAAAACACGACGCAACTTTACGCAAAAAAAATGATTTTATTTCAAGTCTTTATGAAGAACTCGCAGGAGATGTTACTGATGAAAAATTATTATTTGCAATGGTTGCAAATCAAATCTTAGAAGGGATTTATTTTTACAGTGGCTTTACAGCAATTTATGCTCTTGCTCGTGCTGGAAAAATGCTTGGCTCAGCTCAAATGATTAGATTTATTCAAAGAGATGAAATAACCCATCTTTTATTATTTCAAAATATGATTAATTCTGTTCGCAAAGAAAGACCTGATTTGTTTAATGATGCAAATATAGCTAAAATTTATTCAATGTTTGAAAAAGCTGCAGAGCTTGAAATTGAATGGGGTAAATATATAACTCAAAATCAAATTATGGGCTTTACTGATGATATAATTACTGAATATATTCATTATCTAGTAGATCAAAGACTAAGCGCAATAGGACTTGCAAAAAAATACAATGCAAAACATCCTATTAAATGGGTTGATGATTTTTCTAAATTCAATGACCAAAAAAGCAATTTCTTTGAAAGTAAAGTTACAAATTACAGCAAGGGAAGTTTAAGTTTTGATGATTTTTAA
- a CDS encoding protein-L-isoaspartate(D-aspartate) O-methyltransferase produces the protein MIFKDNFEREKCIEFANQISKEVNLSKEVKEAFANTPREIFVPISANAYELFAAPIHKNQWISSPITVAKMTMALELKNVDCILEIGCGTGYQAALLSYLVRRVFSLERIQSLANNAIKNLNAIQAKVQVRYADGNLGFKNYAPYERILLSAYTKEIPDILFEQLEENGILVAPIGDENEQAITKFTKSKNGIKKEILDKCVFVPMLSGLE, from the coding sequence ATGATTTTTAAAGATAATTTTGAAAGAGAAAAATGTATAGAATTTGCAAATCAAATTAGCAAAGAAGTAAATCTAAGCAAAGAAGTAAAAGAAGCTTTTGCAAATACACCTCGTGAGATTTTTGTGCCAATTAGCGCTAATGCTTATGAGTTATTTGCAGCACCAATACACAAAAATCAATGGATTAGTTCTCCTATAACAGTTGCTAAAATGACTATGGCACTTGAATTAAAAAATGTTGATTGTATTTTAGAAATTGGCTGTGGTACTGGCTATCAAGCTGCATTATTATCTTATTTGGTTCGTAGGGTTTTTTCTCTTGAAAGAATTCAAAGTTTAGCCAATAATGCAATTAAAAATCTAAACGCAATCCAAGCAAAGGTTCAAGTAAGATATGCTGATGGTAATCTAGGCTTTAAAAACTATGCACCTTATGAAAGAATTTTACTTTCTGCATATACAAAAGAAATTCCTGATATTTTATTTGAACAACTTGAAGAAAACGGAATTTTAGTAGCACCAATTGGAGATGAAAACGAACAAGCAATAACAAAATTTACAAAAAGCAAAAATGGAATAAAAAAAGAAATATTAGATAAATGCGTTTTTGTACCTATGCTAAGTGGTTTAGAATAA
- the lgt gene encoding prolipoprotein diacylglyceryl transferase, giving the protein MLEFWQHFYENTNVVAFDIFGIKVRYYALCYIVSLLLALFIAMKNAKDFSFSKKEIENYFIWIEIGIILGARLGFVFVYSDYRFYYLTHPWQIFNPFMGGEFVGIAGMSFHGAVFGAFVASYLYAKKHKKNLFTLLDLVAFSVPLAYIFGRIGNFLNHELFGRSTEVAWGVYVDGVLRHPSQLYEAFCEGLLVFLVILYFKKRQKFTGQLICIYGISYSIARFFCEFFREPDSNLGLITFYLSMGQILSIIMIFICSIVYFRRRNESI; this is encoded by the coding sequence ATGCTAGAATTTTGGCAACATTTTTATGAAAATACTAATGTAGTAGCTTTTGATATTTTTGGTATTAAGGTTCGCTATTATGCGCTTTGTTATATTGTGTCGCTTTTACTTGCCTTATTTATAGCGATGAAAAATGCTAAAGATTTTTCTTTTTCTAAAAAAGAAATAGAAAATTATTTTATTTGGATTGAAATTGGTATTATTTTAGGGGCTAGACTTGGATTTGTGTTTGTTTATAGTGATTATAGATTTTATTACCTTACACATCCTTGGCAAATTTTTAATCCTTTTATGGGAGGTGAATTCGTAGGAATTGCTGGAATGAGTTTTCACGGTGCAGTTTTTGGTGCTTTTGTAGCTAGTTATTTATATGCAAAAAAACATAAAAAAAATTTATTTACTTTGCTTGATTTAGTTGCTTTTAGCGTTCCACTTGCTTATATTTTTGGAAGAATTGGAAATTTTTTAAACCATGAGTTGTTTGGAAGAAGCACTGAAGTTGCTTGGGGTGTTTATGTAGATGGCGTTTTAAGACATCCATCTCAACTTTATGAAGCATTTTGTGAAGGATTATTGGTATTTTTAGTAATTTTATACTTTAAAAAAAGACAAAAATTTACAGGTCAATTAATATGTATTTATGGGATTTCTTATTCTATTGCTAGATTTTTCTGCGAATTTTTTAGAGAACCTGATAGTAATTTAGGTTTGATTACTTTTTATTTATCAATGGGTCAAATTTTAAGTATAATAATGATTTTTATTTGCAGTATTGTTTATTTTAGGAGAAGAAATGAAAGTATTTAG